Proteins encoded by one window of Salvia splendens isolate huo1 chromosome 7, SspV2, whole genome shotgun sequence:
- the LOC121741631 gene encoding beta-galactosidase-like: MSLKIAFLFGVSILLSSWISCGKASVSYDHKAISINGQRKILISGSIHYPRSTPEMWPDLIRNAKEGGLDVIETYVFWNGHEPEPGKYYFGGRYDLVKFIKLVQQAGLYVNLRIGPYACAEWNFGGFPVWLKYVKGISFRTDNEPFKAAMQKFTTKIVDMMKGERLYQTQGGPIILSQIENEYGPMEYELGAPGRAYMQWAAKMAVGLGTGVPWIMCKQDDAPDPVINTCNGFYCDYFSPNKAYKPKIWTEAWTGWFTEFGGAVPYRPAEDLAFSVARFIQKGGSLINYYMYHGGTNFGRTAGGPFIATSYDYDAPLDEYGLLRQPKWGHLRDLHRAIKLCEPALISGDPTVMSLGHNQEAHVFRSKNGACAAFIANYDQHSVATVSLWNRHYNLPPWSISILPDCKNTVYNTARIGAQSAQMKMTPISRGFNWQSYIEDTSSSYDGSSFTQVGLREQINTTWDKSDYLWYTTDVRIDSHEGFLRGGKWPVLTVSSAGHALHVFINGQLSGTTYGSLDRPKIIFSKGVNLRAGVNKISLLSIAVGLPNVGPHFETWNAGVLGPISLSGLSEGRRDLTRQKWTYKVGLKGESLSLHSLSGISNVEWVEGSYVAQRQPLTWYKTTFNAPGGNEPLALDMNTMSKGQVWINGESIGRYWNQYKASGNCGECNYAGWFSEKKCLRNCGEASQRWYHVPRSWLRPTGNLLVVFEEWGGNPSGITLTKREVASVCSDIYEWQPTLVNYQLQASGKVDKPLRPKAHLSCDAGQKISSIKFASFGTPQGSCGNFRQGSCHAFHSYDVFEKYCIGQTSCTVPVTPEIFGGDPCASVMKKLSVEVVCS, from the exons ATGAGTTTAAAGATTGCATTTTTATTTGGTGTATCGATTTTGCTAAGCTCATGGATTTCTTGTGGCAAAGCTTCTGTGTCGTATGATCACAAGGCCATTTCCATTAATGGGCAGAGAAAGATTCTCATTTCTGGCTCCATTCACTATCCAAGGAGCACACCTGAG ATGTGGCCAGATCTTATTCGGAATGCTAAAGAAGGTGGCTTGGATGTCATTGAGACTTATGTTTTCTGGAATGGGCATGAGCCTGAGCCAGGAAAG tattattttgggGGAAGATATGATTTGGTGAAGTTTATTAAGCTGGTGCAACAAGCAGGCCTTTATGTTAATCTCAGAATTGGCCCCTATGCTTGTGCTGAATGGAACTTTGG GGGTTTTCCAGTTTGGCTCAAGTATGTCAAAGGCATTAGTTTCAGAACTGACAATGAGCCTTTTAAG GCTGCAATGCAAAAATTCACTACCAAGATTGTTGACATGATGAAGGGTGAGAGGTTGTATCAAACTCAAGGCGGTCCGATTATACTGTCACAG ATTGAGAACGAGTACGGACCAATGGAGTACGAGCTTGGTGCACCTGGTCGTGCTTACATGCAGTGGGCAGCCAAAATGGCGGTGGGTCTTGGCACGGGTGTTCCATGGATCATGTGCAAGCAAGACGATGCCCCTGATCCTGTT ATCAATACGTGTAACGGCTTCTACTGTGATTACTTTTCTCCAAATAAGGCCTATAAGCCCAAGATATGGACTGAAGCCTGGACTGGCTG GTTTACTGAATTTGGTGGTGCAGTTCCATACCGACCAGCTGAAGATTTGGCGTTCTCTGTTGCAAGATTTATACAGAAGGGAGGCTCCCTCATTAACTATTATATG TATCATGGAGGGACAAACTTTGGCAGGACAGCCGGTGGTCCATTTATTGCCACCAGTTATGACTATGACGCACCTCTTGATGAGTACG GGCTACTGAGGCAGCCGAAATGGGGTCATCTAAGAGATTTGCATAGAGCAATTAAACTCTGTGAGCCGGCTCTGATTTCAGGAGATCCGACTGTTATGTCACTCGGACACAACCAAGAG GCTCATGTTTTCAGGTCGAAAAATGGAGCTTGTGCAGCTTTTATTGCAAACTACGATCAGCATTCAGTTGCAACAGTCTCCCTCTGGAATAGGCATTACAACTTACCTCCTTGGTCCATCAGCATCCTTCCCGACTGCAAGAACACTGTTTACAACACAGCAAGG ATTGGTGCTCAAAGTGCACAAATGAAGATGACCCCTATCAGTAGAGGATTCAATTGGCAGTCATACATTGAAGATACATCATCATCATATGATGGAAGTTCCTTTACACAAGTTGGATTAAGGGAGCAGATAAATACAACCTGGGATAAATCGGATTATCTGTGGTATACTACAGA TGTGAGGATCGACTCTCACGAAGGATTCCTAAGAGGTGGCAAGTGGCCTGTTCTTACCGTCAGTTCTGCTGGCCATGCTTTGCACGTCTTCATCAATGGTCAATTATCAG GAACTACCTATGGAAGTCTAGATAGGCCTAAGATAATTTTCAGTAAAGGTGTGAACCTAAGAGCAGGTGTCAACAAAATCTCTCTGCTTAGCATTGCAGTTGGGCTCCCG AACGTGGGGCCTCATTTCGAGACGTGGAATGCTGGTGTCTTAGGCCCTATTTCACTAAGTGGCCTTAGTGAAGGGAGAAGAGACTTAACAAGGCAGAAATGGACTTACAAG GTTGGTCTGAAGGGTGAGTCTCTAAGTCTTCATTCGCTCAGTGGGATCTCGAATGTTGAGTGGGTTGAAGGTTCCTATGTTGCGCAAAGGCAGCCATTGACATGGTACAAG ACAACTTTCAATGCCCCGGGAGGGAACGAGCCGTTAGCTTTAGATATGAACACAATGAGTAAAGGTCAGGTGTGGATCAATGGTGAAAGCATCGGGCGCTACTGGAACCAGTACAAAGCATCCGGCAACTGTGGCGAGTGCAACTATGCTGGTTGGTTCAGTGAGAAGAAATGCCTAAGAAACTGCGGCGAAGCTTCTCAAAGATG GTACCATGTTCCTCGCTCATGGCTCCGCCCAACGGGAAATCTTCTTGTTGTCTTTGAGGAATGGGGAGGGAATCCAAGTGGCATCACTCTAACAAAACGAGAAGTAGCAAGCGTATGCTCGGATATATACGAGTGGCAGCCAACTCTAGTGAACTATCAGCTACAAGCATCGGGAAAAGTGGACAAACCACTTAGGCCCAAAGCCCACCTCTCATGTGATGCAGGGCAGAAGATCTCATCCATCAAATTTGCGAGCTTCGGCACGCCTCAGGGCTCCTGTGGAAACTTCCGACAGGGAAGCTGCCACGCATTTCACTCATACGACGTTTTTGAGAAG TACTGCATCGGCCAAACATCTTGCACAGTGCCAGTGACACCGGAAATATTTGGTGGCGACCCATGTGCGAGTGTCATGAAAAAGCTGTCCGTGGAGGTGGTCTGCAGTTGA